The following are encoded in a window of Panicum virgatum strain AP13 chromosome 5N, P.virgatum_v5, whole genome shotgun sequence genomic DNA:
- the LOC120676284 gene encoding RING-H2 finger protein ATL74-like — translation MDVEQLHARRLLSQAAAAAAAPSQGPAVHEQVQVAEARARAAAPFSSLNATVITVLSLLLCGVVVVLAVHAVVRCAFRVTCRVCYGQEEPPGGGAGESGASSSSSCQDDPRRKAGRSRRRALPPPVVYPPEVELAGCGAAECAICLTEFAHGDRVRALPHCNHGFHVRCIDRWLAARQTCPTCRRAPFAAKPSLPGRAEAPEGAQLQVRVDAGAGQNETQ, via the coding sequence ATGGACGTCGAACAGCTCCATGCAAGGAGGCTCCTGTcgcaggccgcggcggcggcagctgcccCCTCGCAGGGGCCGGCCGTGCACGAGCAGGTGCAGGTGGCcgaagcgcgcgcgcgcgccgctgcaCCCTTCAGCTCGCTGAACGCGACGGTGATCACGGTGCTGTCGCTGCTCCTGTGCGGCGTTGTCGTCGTGCTCGCGGTGCACGCGGTCGTGCGGTGCGCGTTCCGCGTCACGTGCCGCGTGTGCTACGGCCAGGAGGAgccccctggcggcggcgccggggagtcgggggcctcctcctcctcctcctgccagGACGACCCCAGGAGGAAGGCCGGCCGGTCCCGCCGGCgcgcgctcccgccgccggtgGTCTACCCGCCCGAGGTCGAGCTCGCCgggtgcggcgcggcggaaTGCGCCATCTGCCTCACCGAGTTCGCGCACGGCGACCGCGTCCGCGCGCTGCCGCACTGCAACCACGGGTTCCACGTGCGGTGCATCGACCGCTGGCTCGCCGCGCGGCAGACGTGCCCCACGTGCAGGCGGGCGCCGTTCGCCGCTAAACCCTCCCTGCCGGGAagagcggaggcgccggagggcGCGCAGCTTCAGGTGCGAGTTGACGCTGGTGCCGGGCAGAACGAGACTCAATAG